In Bdellovibrionales bacterium, the DNA window GGATGTGGCGGCTTACGACACGATGGTGCGTATGGCGCAGGAGTTCTCGCTTCGCTACCCTCTCATCGACGGGCAAGGAAACTTTGGTTCGATTGATGGAGATAGCCCGGCGGCCCAGCGTTATACCGAAGTTCGGATGACGAGCTTGGCGGAACAACTTCTCGCGGACATCGAAAAAGAAACTGTTCCATTTATTCCTAACTACGATGACTCGTTGGTGATTCCCGAAATTTTACCAGCGAAGTTCCCAAATCTTTTGGTCAACGGAAGTTCTGGTATTGCCGTAGGGATGGCGACAAACATTCCTCCTCACAACCTGGGTGAAGTCATCGACGGTTGTATTGCTATTATCGAAAACCCTAATCTCGGTGAAGATGAACTGATCAGCCTAATTCCTGGGCCTGATTTCCCAACCGCCGGCGTAATTGCTGGTAAGAACGGAATTCTTTCCGCTTACAAAAAAGGTCATGGAATTATTTCGATAAAAGCTGTGGCCGATATCGTAGCGACAAAAGACCGCGAAGAGATCGTTGTCACAGAAATTCCCTACCAAGTGAATAAAGCGAAGTTGATCGAAACAATCGCCGACCTTGTTCGTGATAAAAAAATCGAAGGTATCTCGGATATCCGTGATGAGTCCTCTCGCGAAGGTATGCGCATTGTGATCATGATCAAGCGCAATGAAAACGCCAGCGTGATTCTCAATCGTTTATTTAAATACACTCAAATGCAGGTGAGTTTTGGTATTCGCCTCTTGGCTCTCGATGCGCGTAAGCGTCCGAAAGTCTTTACACTTCGCGAAGCTCTTGATGCGTTCATCGAGCATCGTAAAGATGTCGTGATTAAGCGCTGTGTGTTTGATCTTAAAAAGGCAGAGGCCCGCTCGCACATTTTAGAAGGATTGAAAAAAGCCATCGACATGATCGACGCGGTTGTCGCTACGATCCGCGCGGCCAAAGAGACGAGCGTCGCTAAAGCTCAGTTGATAGAAAAATTCGATTTCTCCGAGAAGCAAGCCCAAGCCATTTTGGAAATGCGACTCGCCCGTTTGACGGGTTTAGAAAGCCAAAAAATTATCGACGAATTGGCTGAACTGATGAAGACCATTGCTTGGCTCAAAGACGTTCTATCTGATGAAAAGAAAATATTCCAGATCATCAAAGAAGAGCTTTCCGAAATTAAAGCTAAGTACAATAATCCTCGTCGCACACAAATTGCGGCTGACGAAAATGATATCGAAGACGAAGATTTGATCGCCCAGGAAAAGATGGTGGTGAATATCACCAAGTCGGGTTACATCAAGCGGATCCCTATCGATCAATACAAAACGCAACGGCGTGGTGGTAAAGGCGTTAAAGGCGCCGAAACCAAAGAAGAAGATTACGTGACCGATATTTTTGTTGCGAATACCAAAACCAATCTGTTGGTGTTCACAAGTAAAGGAAAAGTTTATTGGACGAAAGTTTACAAACTTCCGCTCGGCAACCGAACATCTAAAGGAAAAGCGATTAACAACGTCGTACAAATCGATAGCGGTGAAACGGTCAAAGCGGTTCTCGCCATCGACGAGTTTAGAGATGATCGCTATATCGTGATGCTCACAGAAAAAGGGATTATTAAGAAAACGCCACTGAGCGCTTTCTCTAATCCGCGTCCGTCAGGGATTATTGCGTTGACGACAGATCTGGACGATAACCTGCTTGCGGCCAAGGTGAGTAATGGCACCGATAACTTCTT includes these proteins:
- the gyrA gene encoding DNA gyrase subunit A; the protein is DVAAYDTMVRMAQEFSLRYPLIDGQGNFGSIDGDSPAAQRYTEVRMTSLAEQLLADIEKETVPFIPNYDDSLVIPEILPAKFPNLLVNGSSGIAVGMATNIPPHNLGEVIDGCIAIIENPNLGEDELISLIPGPDFPTAGVIAGKNGILSAYKKGHGIISIKAVADIVATKDREEIVVTEIPYQVNKAKLIETIADLVRDKKIEGISDIRDESSREGMRIVIMIKRNENASVILNRLFKYTQMQVSFGIRLLALDARKRPKVFTLREALDAFIEHRKDVVIKRCVFDLKKAEARSHILEGLKKAIDMIDAVVATIRAAKETSVAKAQLIEKFDFSEKQAQAILEMRLARLTGLESQKIIDELAELMKTIAWLKDVLSDEKKIFQIIKEELSEIKAKYNNPRRTQIAADENDIEDEDLIAQEKMVVNITKSGYIKRIPIDQYKTQRRGGKGVKGAETKEEDYVTDIFVANTKTNLLVFTSKGKVYWTKVYKLPLGNRTSKGKAINNVVQIDSGETVKAVLAIDEFRDDRYIVMLTEKGIIKKTPLSAFSNPRPSGIIALTTDLDDNLLAAKVSNGTDNFFICTKEGMSIRFSEDDVRPMGRSARGVKAITLGKEDSVVGMEIFSKDGQANLLIVTAGGYGKRVAIDEYRAQSRAGVGVITQKTTDKIGEVVTCRTVLNTDDIVLSTDQGQTIRMSCNEISILGRNTQGVRLISLKDAEFVTSAAVVGADESDTPLDQ